One Cryptomeria japonica chromosome 9, Sugi_1.0, whole genome shotgun sequence genomic window carries:
- the LOC131062751 gene encoding transcription factor MYB36-like: MGRAPCCDKASVKKGPWSAEEDSKLKDYIEHNGTGGNWITLPQKVGLKRCGKSCRLRWLNYLRPNIKRGEFSEEEDDIICSLYSSIGTRWSIIAAQLPGRTDNDIKNHWNARLRKKLLRKLNDQHYRHLVAGAKQNEMNELKGYVPSKINIWPYGYETQTTAQVDKHANIKMNYPYADFDPKIVSQFYEHANCSQVYTIADTIPNTQSATFQLNLHQAFGNQMSQFNNDTSLRMPINRHEVTLLDVSNRMNMSSTSQMEPSNCITSNNSNISQLLNSTIGLAAQISYQTAAAPPLECTPWIEDHVKLECSTVSGAQLPETVNSPLFPPLSYGGFPDGMIYSTAPKTNASLFFEAREDSVLKENKTHNCGSEKRKTTLVMGMEMV, translated from the exons ATGGGCAGAGCACCATGCTGTGACAAAGCCAGTGTGAAGAAAGGGCCATGGTCTGCTGAAGAAGACTCTAAGCTCAAGGACTATATAGAGCATAATGGCACTGGAGGGAATTGGATTACCCTGCCTCAGAAAGttg GTTTGAAAAGGTGTGGAAAGAGTTGCAGATTAAGATGGCTAAATTACTTGAGGCCCAATATAAAGCGTGGAGAGTtctctgaagaagaagatgacatcaTTTGTAGCCTCTATAGTAGTATTGGTACTAG ATGGTCTATCATTGCAGCCCAGTTGCCAGGAAGAACTGATAATGATATAAAGAACCACTGGAACGCAAGACTGAGGAAGAAACTGCTTCGAAAACTGAACGATCAACATTACCGTCATCTAGTAGCAGGAGCAAAACAAAACGAAATGAATGAGCTTAAAGGGTATGTCCCATCAAAGATCAATATATGGCCATATGGGTATGAAACACAAACTACAGCACAAGTAGATAAGCATGCAAATATAAAAATGAATTACCCTTATGCTGATTTTGACCCTAAAATAGTCTCCCAGTTTTATGAACATGCCAATTGTTCACAAGTATACACCATTGCTGATACCATCCCAaacacacaatcagctacatttcAGCTCAATCTTCATCAAGCCTTTGGTAATCAAATGTCTCAGTTCAATAATGATACTTCTCTTAGAATGCCCATAAATAGGCATGAGGTTACTCTCCTTGATGTGTCAAACAGGATGAATATGAGCAGCACCTCTCAAATGGAACCATCCAACTGTATTACTAGTAATAACAGCAATATCTCCCAACTCCTGAATTCTACTATTGGACTAGCAGCCCAGATTTCATATCAGACAGCAGCTGCCCCTCCACTGGAATGCACACCATGGATTGAAGATCATGTCAAATTAGAATGTTCAACAGTATCTGGTGCACAACTCCCTGAAACTGTTAATTCACCACTGTTTCCTCCTCTAAGTTACGGTGGCTTTCCTGATG GAATGATCTACTCTACTGCACCAAAAACTAATGCCTCATTATTCTTTGAGGCAAGAGAAG ACAGTGTTTTGAAAGAAAACAAGACACATAATTGTGGGTCGGAAAAGAGGAAAACAACACTTGTGATGGGTATGGAGATGGTGTGA